The following coding sequences are from one Nicotiana tomentosiformis chromosome 3, ASM39032v3, whole genome shotgun sequence window:
- the LOC138907832 gene encoding uncharacterized protein has translation MEMLKQIQVNISLIDALREMPGYAKMMKDLMYRKFDFQDLAIVTLTQTCSAVIIRPIAEKLFDPGSFTIPCTICSDAFAKALCDLGASINLMPLSIYKRLGIGRARSTSMLLQLADRTVKRPSGILDDILVQVGKFVFPADFLILDCQVDEEIPIILGSPFLATWRALIDCETGELKMRLNDEEIMFNVQKSMRRPSKFANCSLIEAVDVILEEEDEALNTKDPLVACLINLEEVDGEDLAEYAFLGPSSTFPVIISSGLLDVQVEQILQILKECKTAIMWTIADIKSISPTLGMHNILLEDGHKPSREH, from the exons atggagatgttgaaGCAGATCCAGGTGAACATTTCACTGATTGATGCCTTAAGGgagatgcccggttatgcaaaaatgatgaaggacttgatgtatcgcaagttcgactttcaagacttggcaaTTGTGACACTAACCCAGACTTGTAGTGCTGTTATAATAAGACCTATAGCGGAGAAGCTATTCGacccagggagtttcacaattcCGTGCACCATATGCAGCGATGCTTTTGCcaaagcattgtgtgatttgggggcgagcataaaCCTGATGCCCTTGTCTATAtataaaaggttaggcattggaagggCAAGATccacatccatgttactacagCTAGCCGACCGAACGGTGAAGAGGCCATCAGGTATACTTGATGATATACTTGTGCAGGTTGGAAAGTTTGTGTTTCCGGCAGATTTTCTCATTCTGGACTGCCAAGTTGATGAAGAGATCCCCATAATTTTGGGGAGTCCATTCTTGGCCACATGGAGAGCTttaattgattgtgaaactgggGAGCTAAAGATGAGACTAAACGATGAAGAAATAATGTTCAATGTGCAAAAGTCTATGCGGCGACCCAGTAAGTTTGCTAACTGCTCTTTGATTGAAGCCGTGGATGTGATtctggaggaggaagatgaggcaCTGAACACAAAAGACCCTCTAGTAGCCTGCCTGATAAACTTAGAAGAggtagatggtgaggacttggcAGA gtatgctttcttagGACCTAGTTCGACATttcctgttattatctcatctggtttgttagatgtgcaagTAGAACAAATTTTGCAGATTCTGAAGGAGTGTAAGACTGCAATTATGTGGACCATTGCAGACATAAAAAGTATCAGTCCAACATTAGGTATGCATAAtattctactggaagatgggcacaaaccttccagagaacattaA